A section of the Oncorhynchus gorbuscha isolate QuinsamMale2020 ecotype Even-year linkage group LG04, OgorEven_v1.0, whole genome shotgun sequence genome encodes:
- the atg13 gene encoding autophagy-related protein 13 isoform X7: MMDSDLSPQDKKDLDKFIKFFALKTVQVIVQARLGEKVCTRSLSSPTGSDWFNLAIKDIPEVTHEAKKALSGQLPGIGRSMCVEISLKTSEGDSMELETWCLEMNEKCDKDIKVSYTVYNRLSLLLKSLLAITRVTPAYKLSRKQGHDYVILYRIYFGEVQLTGLGEGFQTVRVGVVGTPIGTITLSCAYRTNLAFMSTRQFERTAPIMGIIIDHFVERPFGNMGHMRPCNYRAPGEDEGAYNGVEDSQEVCTTSFSTSPPSQMGIPGKEGGVPQQVPVQPCHGAQAEHGRVSSCPPADHVPATPSSSGEGAETLSRSIEVKGVSPCDVLETTFTRKVGAFVNKPGTQVTTASLDLPFAAFAPRAYDLEENDPMVQPPESPATSSPLQGSLHSQGSGESGGPAQDDFVMVDFKPAFSKDDLLPMDLGTFYREFQNPPQLASLTIDVSSQSMAEDLDSLPEKLAVYEKNIDEFDAFVDTLQ, encoded by the exons ATGATGGACAGTGATCTAAGTCCTCAGGATAAAAAAGACTTGGACAAGTTCATAAAGTTTTTCGCTTTGAAG ACAGTGCAGGTGATAGTCCAAGCGCGACTTGGGGAAAAAGTATGCACACGCTCCTTGTCTTCACCTACTGGCTCTGATTGG TTCAATCTGGCAATCAAAGATATCCCAGAAGTTACACACGAGGCAAAGAAAGCTCTGTCCGGGCAGCTTCCTGGCATCGGACGATCCATGTGTGTTGAGATCTCCCTCAAAACCTCAGAG GGAGACTCAATGGAATTGGAGACATGGTGTCTCGAAATGAACGAGAA GTGTGACAAAGATATTAAGGTGTCCTACACTGTCTACAACCGCCTGTCATTACTGCTCAAGTCACTGCTGGCCATTACAAGGGTAACCCCAGCCTACAAACTCTCACGAAAGCAAGGCCATGACTATGTCATACTGTACAG GATATATTTTGGAGAGGTTCAACTCACAGGATTGGGAGAAG GGTTCCAGACAGTGCGTGTAGGAGTTGTGGGAACTCCCATTGGAACAATCACCTTGTCTTGTGCTTACAGGACAAACCTGGCCTTCATGTCCACCAG GCAGTTTGAGAGGACAGCTCCGATTATGGGCATAATTATTGACCACTTCGTTGAGCGCCCCTTTGGCAACATGGGACACATGCGTCCATGTAACTACAG AGCACCCGGGGAAGATGAAGGAGCATACAATGGGGTGGAGGATTCTCAGGAAGTGTGCACCACGTCCTTCTCCACTTCTCCACCCTCACAA ATGGGAATCCCAGGGAAGGAGGGGGGCGTACCCCAGCAGGTGCCTGTGCAGCCTTGTCATGGTGCCCAGGCAGAGCATGGACGAGTGTCCTCATGCCCCCCCGCTGATCATGTTCCCGCCACTCCCTCCAGCAG TGGTGAGGGTGCAGAGACCTTGTCGAGGAGCATTGAGGTGAAGGGTGTCTCTCCCTGTGATGTACTGGAGACCACCTTCACCAGGAAAGTGGGTGCCTTTGTCAACAAGCCAGGCACACAG GTAACCACAGCAAGCCTGGACTTACCATTTGCAGCGTTTGCTCCCAGAGCCTATGACCTCGAGGAAAATGACCCTATG GTTCAGCCGCCGGAGTCCCCAGCCACGTCCTCTCCCCTGCAGGGCAGTTTACACTCCCAGGGCTCTGGTGAGAGTGGTGGCCCGGCACAGGACGACTTTGTTATGGTGGACTTT AAGCCTGCGTTCTCTAAGGATGACCTGCTTCCCATGGACCTTGGCACATTCTACAGAGAGTTCCAGAACCCCCCACAGCTCGCCAGCCTCACTATTGATGTCAGTTCTCAGTCCATGGCAGAAGACCTG GACTCTCTTCCCGAAAAACTTGCAGTATACGAGAAGAACATTGATGAATTTGATGCATTTGTGGACACATTGCAGTAG
- the atg13 gene encoding autophagy-related protein 13 isoform X6, producing the protein MMDSDLSPQDKKDLDKFIKFFALKTVQVIVQARLGEKVCTRSLSSPTGSDWFNLAIKDIPEVTHEAKKALSGQLPGIGRSMCVEISLKTSEGDSMELETWCLEMNEKCDKDIKVSYTVYNRLSLLLKSLLAITRVTPAYKLSRKQGHDYVILYRIYFGEVQLTGLGEGFQTVRVGVVGTPIGTITLSCAYRTNLAFMSTRQFERTAPIMGIIIDHFVERPFGNMGHMRPCNYRAPGEDEGAYNGVEDSQEVCTTSFSTSPPSQPPVLVGAADFCHPSTLNAANPHQMGIPGKEGGVPQQVPVQPCHGAQAEHGRVSSCPPADHVPATPSSSGEGAETLSRSIEVKGVSPCDVLETTFTRKVGAFVNKPGTQVTTASLDLPFAAFAPRAYDLEENDPMVQPPESPATSSPLQGSLHSQGSGESGGPAQDDFVMVDFKPAFSKDDLLPMDLGTFYREFQNPPQLASLTIDVSSQSMAEDLDSLPEKLAVYEKNIDEFDAFVDTLQ; encoded by the exons ATGATGGACAGTGATCTAAGTCCTCAGGATAAAAAAGACTTGGACAAGTTCATAAAGTTTTTCGCTTTGAAG ACAGTGCAGGTGATAGTCCAAGCGCGACTTGGGGAAAAAGTATGCACACGCTCCTTGTCTTCACCTACTGGCTCTGATTGG TTCAATCTGGCAATCAAAGATATCCCAGAAGTTACACACGAGGCAAAGAAAGCTCTGTCCGGGCAGCTTCCTGGCATCGGACGATCCATGTGTGTTGAGATCTCCCTCAAAACCTCAGAG GGAGACTCAATGGAATTGGAGACATGGTGTCTCGAAATGAACGAGAA GTGTGACAAAGATATTAAGGTGTCCTACACTGTCTACAACCGCCTGTCATTACTGCTCAAGTCACTGCTGGCCATTACAAGGGTAACCCCAGCCTACAAACTCTCACGAAAGCAAGGCCATGACTATGTCATACTGTACAG GATATATTTTGGAGAGGTTCAACTCACAGGATTGGGAGAAG GGTTCCAGACAGTGCGTGTAGGAGTTGTGGGAACTCCCATTGGAACAATCACCTTGTCTTGTGCTTACAGGACAAACCTGGCCTTCATGTCCACCAG GCAGTTTGAGAGGACAGCTCCGATTATGGGCATAATTATTGACCACTTCGTTGAGCGCCCCTTTGGCAACATGGGACACATGCGTCCATGTAACTACAG AGCACCCGGGGAAGATGAAGGAGCATACAATGGGGTGGAGGATTCTCAGGAAGTGTGCACCACGTCCTTCTCCACTTCTCCACCCTCACAA CCTCCTGTTCTTGTCGGAGCTGCTGACTTCTGCCACCCTTCCACCTTAAACGCTGCCAACCCACACCAG ATGGGAATCCCAGGGAAGGAGGGGGGCGTACCCCAGCAGGTGCCTGTGCAGCCTTGTCATGGTGCCCAGGCAGAGCATGGACGAGTGTCCTCATGCCCCCCCGCTGATCATGTTCCCGCCACTCCCTCCAGCAG TGGTGAGGGTGCAGAGACCTTGTCGAGGAGCATTGAGGTGAAGGGTGTCTCTCCCTGTGATGTACTGGAGACCACCTTCACCAGGAAAGTGGGTGCCTTTGTCAACAAGCCAGGCACACAG GTAACCACAGCAAGCCTGGACTTACCATTTGCAGCGTTTGCTCCCAGAGCCTATGACCTCGAGGAAAATGACCCTATG GTTCAGCCGCCGGAGTCCCCAGCCACGTCCTCTCCCCTGCAGGGCAGTTTACACTCCCAGGGCTCTGGTGAGAGTGGTGGCCCGGCACAGGACGACTTTGTTATGGTGGACTTT AAGCCTGCGTTCTCTAAGGATGACCTGCTTCCCATGGACCTTGGCACATTCTACAGAGAGTTCCAGAACCCCCCACAGCTCGCCAGCCTCACTATTGATGTCAGTTCTCAGTCCATGGCAGAAGACCTG GACTCTCTTCCCGAAAAACTTGCAGTATACGAGAAGAACATTGATGAATTTGATGCATTTGTGGACACATTGCAGTAG
- the atg13 gene encoding autophagy-related protein 13 isoform X5 yields MMDSDLSPQDKKDLDKFIKFFALKTVQVIVQARLGEKVCTRSLSSPTGSDWFNLAIKDIPEVTHEAKKALSGQLPGIGRSMCVEISLKTSEGDSMELETWCLEMNEKCDKDIKVSYTVYNRLSLLLKSLLAITRVTPAYKLSRKQGHDYVILYRIYFGEVQLTGLGEGFQTVRVGVVGTPIGTITLSCAYRTNLAFMSTRQFERTAPIMGIIIDHFVERPFGNMGHMRPCNYRAPGEDEGAYNGVEDSQEVCTTSFSTSPPSQPPVLVGAADFCHPSTLNAANPHQVTTQMGIPGKEGGVPQQVPVQPCHGAQAEHGRVSSCPPADHVPATPSSSGEGAETLSRSIEVKGVSPCDVLETTFTRKVGAFVNKPGTQVTTASLDLPFAAFAPRAYDLEENDPMVQPPESPATSSPLQGSLHSQGSGESGGPAQDDFVMVDFKPAFSKDDLLPMDLGTFYREFQNPPQLASLTIDVSSQSMAEDLDSLPEKLAVYEKNIDEFDAFVDTLQ; encoded by the exons ATGATGGACAGTGATCTAAGTCCTCAGGATAAAAAAGACTTGGACAAGTTCATAAAGTTTTTCGCTTTGAAG ACAGTGCAGGTGATAGTCCAAGCGCGACTTGGGGAAAAAGTATGCACACGCTCCTTGTCTTCACCTACTGGCTCTGATTGG TTCAATCTGGCAATCAAAGATATCCCAGAAGTTACACACGAGGCAAAGAAAGCTCTGTCCGGGCAGCTTCCTGGCATCGGACGATCCATGTGTGTTGAGATCTCCCTCAAAACCTCAGAG GGAGACTCAATGGAATTGGAGACATGGTGTCTCGAAATGAACGAGAA GTGTGACAAAGATATTAAGGTGTCCTACACTGTCTACAACCGCCTGTCATTACTGCTCAAGTCACTGCTGGCCATTACAAGGGTAACCCCAGCCTACAAACTCTCACGAAAGCAAGGCCATGACTATGTCATACTGTACAG GATATATTTTGGAGAGGTTCAACTCACAGGATTGGGAGAAG GGTTCCAGACAGTGCGTGTAGGAGTTGTGGGAACTCCCATTGGAACAATCACCTTGTCTTGTGCTTACAGGACAAACCTGGCCTTCATGTCCACCAG GCAGTTTGAGAGGACAGCTCCGATTATGGGCATAATTATTGACCACTTCGTTGAGCGCCCCTTTGGCAACATGGGACACATGCGTCCATGTAACTACAG AGCACCCGGGGAAGATGAAGGAGCATACAATGGGGTGGAGGATTCTCAGGAAGTGTGCACCACGTCCTTCTCCACTTCTCCACCCTCACAA CCTCCTGTTCTTGTCGGAGCTGCTGACTTCTGCCACCCTTCCACCTTAAACGCTGCCAACCCACACCAGGTAACCACCCAG ATGGGAATCCCAGGGAAGGAGGGGGGCGTACCCCAGCAGGTGCCTGTGCAGCCTTGTCATGGTGCCCAGGCAGAGCATGGACGAGTGTCCTCATGCCCCCCCGCTGATCATGTTCCCGCCACTCCCTCCAGCAG TGGTGAGGGTGCAGAGACCTTGTCGAGGAGCATTGAGGTGAAGGGTGTCTCTCCCTGTGATGTACTGGAGACCACCTTCACCAGGAAAGTGGGTGCCTTTGTCAACAAGCCAGGCACACAG GTAACCACAGCAAGCCTGGACTTACCATTTGCAGCGTTTGCTCCCAGAGCCTATGACCTCGAGGAAAATGACCCTATG GTTCAGCCGCCGGAGTCCCCAGCCACGTCCTCTCCCCTGCAGGGCAGTTTACACTCCCAGGGCTCTGGTGAGAGTGGTGGCCCGGCACAGGACGACTTTGTTATGGTGGACTTT AAGCCTGCGTTCTCTAAGGATGACCTGCTTCCCATGGACCTTGGCACATTCTACAGAGAGTTCCAGAACCCCCCACAGCTCGCCAGCCTCACTATTGATGTCAGTTCTCAGTCCATGGCAGAAGACCTG GACTCTCTTCCCGAAAAACTTGCAGTATACGAGAAGAACATTGATGAATTTGATGCATTTGTGGACACATTGCAGTAG
- the atg13 gene encoding autophagy-related protein 13 isoform X4 — translation MMDSDLSPQDKKDLDKFIKFFALKTVQVIVQARLGEKVCTRSLSSPTGSDWFNLAIKDIPEVTHEAKKALSGQLPGIGRSMCVEISLKTSEGDSMELETWCLEMNEKCDKDIKVSYTVYNRLSLLLKSLLAITRVTPAYKLSRKQGHDYVILYRIYFGEVQLTGLGEGFQTVRVGVVGTPIGTITLSCAYRTNLAFMSTRQFERTAPIMGIIIDHFVERPFGNMGHMRPCNYRAPGEDEGAYNGVEDSQEVCTTSFSTSPPSQLYCSRLSYQPPVLVGAADFCHPSTLNAANPHQMGIPGKEGGVPQQVPVQPCHGAQAEHGRVSSCPPADHVPATPSSSGEGAETLSRSIEVKGVSPCDVLETTFTRKVGAFVNKPGTQVTTASLDLPFAAFAPRAYDLEENDPMVQPPESPATSSPLQGSLHSQGSGESGGPAQDDFVMVDFKPAFSKDDLLPMDLGTFYREFQNPPQLASLTIDVSSQSMAEDLDSLPEKLAVYEKNIDEFDAFVDTLQ, via the exons ATGATGGACAGTGATCTAAGTCCTCAGGATAAAAAAGACTTGGACAAGTTCATAAAGTTTTTCGCTTTGAAG ACAGTGCAGGTGATAGTCCAAGCGCGACTTGGGGAAAAAGTATGCACACGCTCCTTGTCTTCACCTACTGGCTCTGATTGG TTCAATCTGGCAATCAAAGATATCCCAGAAGTTACACACGAGGCAAAGAAAGCTCTGTCCGGGCAGCTTCCTGGCATCGGACGATCCATGTGTGTTGAGATCTCCCTCAAAACCTCAGAG GGAGACTCAATGGAATTGGAGACATGGTGTCTCGAAATGAACGAGAA GTGTGACAAAGATATTAAGGTGTCCTACACTGTCTACAACCGCCTGTCATTACTGCTCAAGTCACTGCTGGCCATTACAAGGGTAACCCCAGCCTACAAACTCTCACGAAAGCAAGGCCATGACTATGTCATACTGTACAG GATATATTTTGGAGAGGTTCAACTCACAGGATTGGGAGAAG GGTTCCAGACAGTGCGTGTAGGAGTTGTGGGAACTCCCATTGGAACAATCACCTTGTCTTGTGCTTACAGGACAAACCTGGCCTTCATGTCCACCAG GCAGTTTGAGAGGACAGCTCCGATTATGGGCATAATTATTGACCACTTCGTTGAGCGCCCCTTTGGCAACATGGGACACATGCGTCCATGTAACTACAG AGCACCCGGGGAAGATGAAGGAGCATACAATGGGGTGGAGGATTCTCAGGAAGTGTGCACCACGTCCTTCTCCACTTCTCCACCCTCACAA ctctactGCTCTCGTCTTTCTTATCAGCCTCCTGTTCTTGTCGGAGCTGCTGACTTCTGCCACCCTTCCACCTTAAACGCTGCCAACCCACACCAG ATGGGAATCCCAGGGAAGGAGGGGGGCGTACCCCAGCAGGTGCCTGTGCAGCCTTGTCATGGTGCCCAGGCAGAGCATGGACGAGTGTCCTCATGCCCCCCCGCTGATCATGTTCCCGCCACTCCCTCCAGCAG TGGTGAGGGTGCAGAGACCTTGTCGAGGAGCATTGAGGTGAAGGGTGTCTCTCCCTGTGATGTACTGGAGACCACCTTCACCAGGAAAGTGGGTGCCTTTGTCAACAAGCCAGGCACACAG GTAACCACAGCAAGCCTGGACTTACCATTTGCAGCGTTTGCTCCCAGAGCCTATGACCTCGAGGAAAATGACCCTATG GTTCAGCCGCCGGAGTCCCCAGCCACGTCCTCTCCCCTGCAGGGCAGTTTACACTCCCAGGGCTCTGGTGAGAGTGGTGGCCCGGCACAGGACGACTTTGTTATGGTGGACTTT AAGCCTGCGTTCTCTAAGGATGACCTGCTTCCCATGGACCTTGGCACATTCTACAGAGAGTTCCAGAACCCCCCACAGCTCGCCAGCCTCACTATTGATGTCAGTTCTCAGTCCATGGCAGAAGACCTG GACTCTCTTCCCGAAAAACTTGCAGTATACGAGAAGAACATTGATGAATTTGATGCATTTGTGGACACATTGCAGTAG
- the atg13 gene encoding autophagy-related protein 13 isoform X3 translates to MMDSDLSPQDKKDLDKFIKFFALKTVQVIVQARLGEKVCTRSLSSPTGSDWFNLAIKDIPEVTHEAKKALSGQLPGIGRSMCVEISLKTSEGDSMELETWCLEMNEKCDKDIKVSYTVYNRLSLLLKSLLAITRVTPAYKLSRKQGHDYVILYRIYFGEVQLTGLGEGFQTVRVGVVGTPIGTITLSCAYRTNLAFMSTRQFERTAPIMGIIIDHFVERPFGNMGHMRPCNYRAPGEDEGAYNGVEDSQEVCTTSFSTSPPSQLYCSRLSYQPPVLVGAADFCHPSTLNAANPHQVTTQMGIPGKEGGVPQQVPVQPCHGAQAEHGRVSSCPPADHVPATPSSSGEGAETLSRSIEVKGVSPCDVLETTFTRKVGAFVNKPGTQVTTASLDLPFAAFAPRAYDLEENDPMVQPPESPATSSPLQGSLHSQGSGESGGPAQDDFVMVDFKPAFSKDDLLPMDLGTFYREFQNPPQLASLTIDVSSQSMAEDLDSLPEKLAVYEKNIDEFDAFVDTLQ, encoded by the exons ATGATGGACAGTGATCTAAGTCCTCAGGATAAAAAAGACTTGGACAAGTTCATAAAGTTTTTCGCTTTGAAG ACAGTGCAGGTGATAGTCCAAGCGCGACTTGGGGAAAAAGTATGCACACGCTCCTTGTCTTCACCTACTGGCTCTGATTGG TTCAATCTGGCAATCAAAGATATCCCAGAAGTTACACACGAGGCAAAGAAAGCTCTGTCCGGGCAGCTTCCTGGCATCGGACGATCCATGTGTGTTGAGATCTCCCTCAAAACCTCAGAG GGAGACTCAATGGAATTGGAGACATGGTGTCTCGAAATGAACGAGAA GTGTGACAAAGATATTAAGGTGTCCTACACTGTCTACAACCGCCTGTCATTACTGCTCAAGTCACTGCTGGCCATTACAAGGGTAACCCCAGCCTACAAACTCTCACGAAAGCAAGGCCATGACTATGTCATACTGTACAG GATATATTTTGGAGAGGTTCAACTCACAGGATTGGGAGAAG GGTTCCAGACAGTGCGTGTAGGAGTTGTGGGAACTCCCATTGGAACAATCACCTTGTCTTGTGCTTACAGGACAAACCTGGCCTTCATGTCCACCAG GCAGTTTGAGAGGACAGCTCCGATTATGGGCATAATTATTGACCACTTCGTTGAGCGCCCCTTTGGCAACATGGGACACATGCGTCCATGTAACTACAG AGCACCCGGGGAAGATGAAGGAGCATACAATGGGGTGGAGGATTCTCAGGAAGTGTGCACCACGTCCTTCTCCACTTCTCCACCCTCACAA ctctactGCTCTCGTCTTTCTTATCAGCCTCCTGTTCTTGTCGGAGCTGCTGACTTCTGCCACCCTTCCACCTTAAACGCTGCCAACCCACACCAGGTAACCACCCAG ATGGGAATCCCAGGGAAGGAGGGGGGCGTACCCCAGCAGGTGCCTGTGCAGCCTTGTCATGGTGCCCAGGCAGAGCATGGACGAGTGTCCTCATGCCCCCCCGCTGATCATGTTCCCGCCACTCCCTCCAGCAG TGGTGAGGGTGCAGAGACCTTGTCGAGGAGCATTGAGGTGAAGGGTGTCTCTCCCTGTGATGTACTGGAGACCACCTTCACCAGGAAAGTGGGTGCCTTTGTCAACAAGCCAGGCACACAG GTAACCACAGCAAGCCTGGACTTACCATTTGCAGCGTTTGCTCCCAGAGCCTATGACCTCGAGGAAAATGACCCTATG GTTCAGCCGCCGGAGTCCCCAGCCACGTCCTCTCCCCTGCAGGGCAGTTTACACTCCCAGGGCTCTGGTGAGAGTGGTGGCCCGGCACAGGACGACTTTGTTATGGTGGACTTT AAGCCTGCGTTCTCTAAGGATGACCTGCTTCCCATGGACCTTGGCACATTCTACAGAGAGTTCCAGAACCCCCCACAGCTCGCCAGCCTCACTATTGATGTCAGTTCTCAGTCCATGGCAGAAGACCTG GACTCTCTTCCCGAAAAACTTGCAGTATACGAGAAGAACATTGATGAATTTGATGCATTTGTGGACACATTGCAGTAG
- the atg13 gene encoding autophagy-related protein 13 isoform X2: MMDSDLSPQDKKDLDKFIKFFALKTVQVIVQARLGEKVCTRSLSSPTGSDWFNLAIKDIPEVTHEAKKALSGQLPGIGRSMCVEISLKTSEGDSMELETWCLEMNEKCDKDIKVSYTVYNRLSLLLKSLLAITRVTPAYKLSRKQGHDYVILYRIYFGEVQLTGLGEGFQTVRVGVVGTPIGTITLSCAYRTNLAFMSTRQFERTAPIMGIIIDHFVERPFGNMGHMRPCNYRAPGEDEGAYNGVEDSQEVCTTSFSTSPPSQCVFTVSKAHLKTPKPAVMDTLKVPMMGLAFSHQLYCSRLSYQPPVLVGAADFCHPSTLNAANPHQMGIPGKEGGVPQQVPVQPCHGAQAEHGRVSSCPPADHVPATPSSSGEGAETLSRSIEVKGVSPCDVLETTFTRKVGAFVNKPGTQVTTASLDLPFAAFAPRAYDLEENDPMVQPPESPATSSPLQGSLHSQGSGESGGPAQDDFVMVDFKPAFSKDDLLPMDLGTFYREFQNPPQLASLTIDVSSQSMAEDLDSLPEKLAVYEKNIDEFDAFVDTLQ, encoded by the exons ATGATGGACAGTGATCTAAGTCCTCAGGATAAAAAAGACTTGGACAAGTTCATAAAGTTTTTCGCTTTGAAG ACAGTGCAGGTGATAGTCCAAGCGCGACTTGGGGAAAAAGTATGCACACGCTCCTTGTCTTCACCTACTGGCTCTGATTGG TTCAATCTGGCAATCAAAGATATCCCAGAAGTTACACACGAGGCAAAGAAAGCTCTGTCCGGGCAGCTTCCTGGCATCGGACGATCCATGTGTGTTGAGATCTCCCTCAAAACCTCAGAG GGAGACTCAATGGAATTGGAGACATGGTGTCTCGAAATGAACGAGAA GTGTGACAAAGATATTAAGGTGTCCTACACTGTCTACAACCGCCTGTCATTACTGCTCAAGTCACTGCTGGCCATTACAAGGGTAACCCCAGCCTACAAACTCTCACGAAAGCAAGGCCATGACTATGTCATACTGTACAG GATATATTTTGGAGAGGTTCAACTCACAGGATTGGGAGAAG GGTTCCAGACAGTGCGTGTAGGAGTTGTGGGAACTCCCATTGGAACAATCACCTTGTCTTGTGCTTACAGGACAAACCTGGCCTTCATGTCCACCAG GCAGTTTGAGAGGACAGCTCCGATTATGGGCATAATTATTGACCACTTCGTTGAGCGCCCCTTTGGCAACATGGGACACATGCGTCCATGTAACTACAG AGCACCCGGGGAAGATGAAGGAGCATACAATGGGGTGGAGGATTCTCAGGAAGTGTGCACCACGTCCTTCTCCACTTCTCCACCCTCACAA tgtgtgttcaCTGTAAGTAAGGCACATTTAAAGACCCCTAAACCTGCAGTGATGGACACTCTGAAAGTCCCCATGATGGGCCTGGCCTTCTCACACCAA ctctactGCTCTCGTCTTTCTTATCAGCCTCCTGTTCTTGTCGGAGCTGCTGACTTCTGCCACCCTTCCACCTTAAACGCTGCCAACCCACACCAG ATGGGAATCCCAGGGAAGGAGGGGGGCGTACCCCAGCAGGTGCCTGTGCAGCCTTGTCATGGTGCCCAGGCAGAGCATGGACGAGTGTCCTCATGCCCCCCCGCTGATCATGTTCCCGCCACTCCCTCCAGCAG TGGTGAGGGTGCAGAGACCTTGTCGAGGAGCATTGAGGTGAAGGGTGTCTCTCCCTGTGATGTACTGGAGACCACCTTCACCAGGAAAGTGGGTGCCTTTGTCAACAAGCCAGGCACACAG GTAACCACAGCAAGCCTGGACTTACCATTTGCAGCGTTTGCTCCCAGAGCCTATGACCTCGAGGAAAATGACCCTATG GTTCAGCCGCCGGAGTCCCCAGCCACGTCCTCTCCCCTGCAGGGCAGTTTACACTCCCAGGGCTCTGGTGAGAGTGGTGGCCCGGCACAGGACGACTTTGTTATGGTGGACTTT AAGCCTGCGTTCTCTAAGGATGACCTGCTTCCCATGGACCTTGGCACATTCTACAGAGAGTTCCAGAACCCCCCACAGCTCGCCAGCCTCACTATTGATGTCAGTTCTCAGTCCATGGCAGAAGACCTG GACTCTCTTCCCGAAAAACTTGCAGTATACGAGAAGAACATTGATGAATTTGATGCATTTGTGGACACATTGCAGTAG